One Streptomyces drozdowiczii DNA segment encodes these proteins:
- the folE gene encoding GTP cyclohydrolase I FolE, whose translation MTDPVTLEPQGPIGEFDEKRAEAAVRELLLAVGEDPDREGLKETPGRVARAYKEILAGLRQEPEDVLTTTFDLGHDEMVLVKDIEIVSLCEHHLLPFHGVAHVGYIPAESGKITGLSKLARLVEVFARRPQVQERLTTQIADSLMRILEARGAIVVVEAEHMCMSVRGIRKPGAKTTTSAVRGQLRDASTRAEAMSLILAR comes from the coding sequence ATGACCGACCCGGTGACGCTGGAGCCCCAGGGGCCGATCGGCGAGTTCGACGAGAAACGTGCCGAGGCCGCTGTCCGGGAACTGCTGCTCGCCGTGGGCGAGGACCCCGACCGCGAGGGCCTGAAGGAGACACCGGGGCGGGTGGCGCGGGCGTACAAGGAGATCCTTGCCGGTCTGCGGCAGGAGCCCGAGGACGTCCTGACGACGACATTCGACCTGGGACACGACGAGATGGTCCTGGTGAAGGACATCGAGATCGTGAGCCTCTGCGAGCACCATCTGCTTCCCTTCCACGGGGTGGCACACGTCGGGTACATCCCTGCGGAGAGCGGCAAGATCACGGGACTGTCCAAGCTGGCGCGTCTGGTCGAGGTCTTCGCCCGGCGCCCGCAGGTGCAGGAGCGTCTGACCACGCAGATCGCGGATTCGCTGATGCGGATCCTGGAGGCGCGCGGTGCGATCGTCGTCGTAGAGGCGGAGCACATGTGCATGTCCGTTCGCGGCATCCGGAAGCCCGGTGCCAAGACGACGACGTCAGCGGTGCGCGGACAGCTGCGTGACGCATCCACTCGGGCCGAGGCGATGAGTCTGATACTGGCGCGATAG
- the ftsH gene encoding ATP-dependent zinc metalloprotease FtsH, giving the protein MDVKRYFRGPVMWIVLAVLAVVVLMNVVGSGGGYKTVDTGQVIQAISKNQVDQAKLTTGDDHIIKIELKDGQKLSGESGSKFQASYIGNQGVQLADMLQKKYESGDIKDGYTVSPSKQSPFVSILFSLLPFVLIVVVFLFLMNQMQGGGSKVMQFGKSKAKLITKDTPKTTFADVAGSDEAVEELQEIKEFLQEPAKFQAVGAKIPKGVLLYGPPGTGKTLLARAVAGEAGVPFYSISGSDFVEMFVGVGASRVRDLFEQAKANAPAIVFVDEIDAVGRHRGAGMGGGHDEREQTLNQLLVEMDGFDVKGGVILIAATNRPDILDPALLRPGRFDRQIAVDRPDMQGRLEILKVHQKGKPVAPDVDLGAVARRTPGFTGADLSNVLNEAALLTARSNQKLIDNATLDEAIDRVVAGPQKRTRIMSEKEKKITAYHEGGHALVAAASPQSDPVHKITILSRGRALGYTMVLPEEDKYSTTRNEMLDQLAYMLGGRAAEELVFHDPTTGAANDIEKATATARAMVTQYGMTERLGAIKFGGDNTEPFVGREMGHQRDYSEEVAALVDEEVKKLIETAHNDAWEILVENRDVLDTLVLRLLEKETLGKEEIAEIFAPIVKRPARPAWTGSARRTPSTRPPVLSPKELALTNGASTAAGSVTDTVPSTEALPEDRPES; this is encoded by the coding sequence ATGGACGTGAAGCGATACTTCCGTGGGCCGGTCATGTGGATCGTGCTGGCCGTCCTCGCCGTGGTCGTGTTGATGAATGTCGTCGGCTCGGGCGGCGGCTACAAGACGGTGGACACCGGACAGGTGATCCAGGCGATCAGCAAGAACCAGGTGGACCAGGCCAAGCTCACCACCGGTGACGATCACATCATCAAGATCGAACTGAAGGACGGCCAGAAGCTGTCCGGCGAGTCCGGCAGCAAGTTCCAGGCGAGCTACATCGGCAACCAGGGCGTCCAGCTCGCCGACATGCTCCAGAAGAAGTACGAGAGCGGCGACATCAAGGACGGGTACACCGTCTCGCCGTCGAAGCAGTCCCCGTTCGTCTCGATCCTCTTCTCGCTGCTGCCGTTCGTCCTCATCGTGGTCGTCTTCCTGTTCCTGATGAATCAGATGCAGGGCGGCGGCTCCAAGGTCATGCAGTTCGGCAAGTCCAAGGCCAAGCTGATCACCAAGGACACCCCGAAGACGACGTTCGCCGACGTGGCGGGCTCGGACGAGGCGGTCGAGGAGCTCCAGGAGATCAAGGAGTTCCTCCAGGAGCCGGCCAAGTTCCAGGCCGTCGGCGCCAAGATCCCCAAGGGCGTCCTGCTCTACGGGCCTCCCGGTACGGGCAAGACCCTGCTCGCGCGCGCCGTCGCGGGCGAGGCGGGCGTCCCGTTCTACTCGATCTCCGGCTCCGACTTCGTGGAGATGTTCGTCGGTGTCGGCGCCTCCCGGGTCCGCGACCTCTTCGAGCAGGCCAAGGCGAACGCCCCGGCGATCGTCTTCGTCGACGAGATCGACGCCGTCGGCCGCCACCGCGGCGCCGGCATGGGCGGCGGCCACGACGAGCGCGAGCAGACGCTCAACCAGCTCCTCGTGGAGATGGACGGCTTCGACGTGAAGGGCGGCGTCATCCTGATCGCCGCCACGAACCGCCCGGACATCCTCGACCCGGCGCTGCTGCGCCCGGGCCGCTTCGACCGGCAGATCGCGGTCGACCGGCCGGACATGCAGGGCCGCCTGGAGATCCTGAAGGTCCACCAGAAGGGCAAGCCGGTCGCCCCGGACGTCGACCTCGGCGCCGTCGCCCGTCGCACGCCCGGCTTCACCGGTGCCGACCTGTCGAACGTGCTGAACGAGGCCGCGCTCCTGACGGCGCGCAGCAACCAGAAGCTCATCGACAACGCCACGCTGGACGAGGCCATCGACCGCGTCGTGGCGGGCCCGCAGAAGCGGACCCGGATCATGTCCGAGAAGGAGAAGAAGATCACCGCGTACCACGAGGGCGGACACGCCCTGGTCGCGGCGGCCTCCCCCCAGTCGGACCCGGTCCACAAGATCACGATCCTCTCCCGCGGCCGCGCCCTCGGTTACACGATGGTGCTCCCGGAGGAGGACAAGTACTCCACGACGCGCAACGAGATGCTCGACCAGCTCGCGTACATGCTGGGCGGGCGCGCGGCCGAGGAGCTGGTCTTCCACGACCCGACCACCGGCGCGGCGAACGACATCGAGAAGGCCACGGCGACGGCCCGCGCGATGGTCACGCAGTACGGCATGACCGAGCGGCTCGGCGCGATCAAGTTCGGCGGCGACAACACCGAACCGTTCGTGGGCCGCGAGATGGGCCACCAGCGCGACTACTCGGAAGAGGTCGCCGCCCTGGTGGACGAAGAGGTCAAGAAGCTCATCGAGACCGCCCACAACGACGCGTGGGAGATCCTCGTCGAGAATCGCGACGTGCTGGACACCCTGGTCCTCCGCCTCCTGGAGAAGGAGACCCTGGGCAAGGAGGAGATCGCCGAGATCTTCGCCCCGATCGTCAAGCGCCCGGCCCGCCCTGCGTGGACCGGCTCCGCCCGGCGCACCCCGTCCACCCGCCCGCCGGTCCTCTCCCCGAAGGAGCTCGCCCTCACCAACGGCGCGAGCACGGCCGCCGGCTCGGTCACGGACACCGTCCCGAGCACGGAGGCCCTCCCGGAGGACCGTCCCGAGAGCTAG
- the hpt gene encoding hypoxanthine phosphoribosyltransferase, whose translation MGTDLQSVLLTKEEIDAKLVELAAKIDAEYAGKDLLLVGVLKGAVMVMADLARALSTPVTMDWMAVSSYGAGTQSSGVVRILKDLDTDIKGKHVLIVEDIIDSGLTLSWLMSNLGSREPASLEICTLLRKPDAAKVALDCKWVGFDIPNEFVVGYGLDYAEKYRNLPFVGTLAPHVYGG comes from the coding sequence ATGGGCACCGACCTCCAGTCGGTGCTCCTCACCAAGGAAGAGATCGACGCGAAGCTCGTGGAGCTGGCCGCGAAGATCGACGCGGAGTACGCCGGCAAGGACCTGCTCCTCGTCGGGGTCCTCAAGGGCGCCGTCATGGTCATGGCGGACCTGGCGCGTGCGCTGTCCACCCCCGTCACGATGGACTGGATGGCCGTCTCCTCGTACGGCGCGGGCACCCAGTCCTCCGGTGTCGTCCGGATCCTCAAGGACCTGGACACCGACATCAAGGGCAAGCACGTCCTGATCGTCGAGGACATCATCGACTCCGGTCTGACGCTGTCCTGGCTGATGTCGAACCTGGGCTCGCGCGAGCCCGCCTCGCTGGAGATCTGCACCCTGCTCCGCAAGCCGGACGCGGCCAAGGTCGCGCTCGACTGCAAGTGGGTCGGCTTCGACATTCCCAACGAGTTCGTCGTCGGCTACGGCCTCGACTACGCGGAGAAGTACCGCAACCTCCCCTTCGTCGGAACCCTCGCCCCGCACGTATACGGAGGCTGA